From a region of the Paenibacillus sp. FSL R10-2734 genome:
- a CDS encoding RbsD/FucU domain-containing protein translates to MLKKIPKLLSPELVRVMMEMGHGDELVLADANYPGHSLNSKVLRYDGIGIPELLDAILELLPLDHYVEHQVAFMAVVEGDPTVPVIWSTYESIIAKHDADAMIKYEERFDFYNRSKQSYAVVVTGEEALYGNVIIKKGVIKA, encoded by the coding sequence ATGTTAAAAAAAATTCCTAAGTTATTATCTCCGGAACTGGTACGTGTGATGATGGAAATGGGTCATGGGGATGAGCTTGTATTGGCGGATGCGAATTATCCAGGCCACTCCTTGAACTCAAAAGTACTAAGATATGATGGCATTGGGATACCTGAGCTATTGGATGCAATATTGGAACTGCTGCCACTTGATCATTATGTGGAACATCAGGTGGCGTTTATGGCTGTGGTTGAGGGAGATCCTACCGTGCCGGTGATCTGGTCCACATATGAGTCGATTATCGCCAAACATGACGCTGATGCGATGATTAAATACGAGGAGCGGTTTGATTTCTACAATCGTTCTAAGCAAAGCTATGCTGTTGTCGTTACTGGTGAAGAAGCATTGTATGGGAATGTAATCATCAAAAAAGGCGTAATCAAAGCTTGA
- a CDS encoding aldo/keto reductase family protein: MKYRRLGNSGLKISEIGLGSWLTYGTAAEQKAADACISKAFECGINFFDTANVYNRGEGEKAIGAALRSYERSSYVLSTKVFFPMGDDVNNRGLSRKHIMEQCEASLRRLGTDYIDVYFCHRFDKETPVEETLRALDDLTAQGKILYSAVSEWSAAQISDAAGISRRLNLRPLISNQPIYNMFERYIEAEVLEVSQREGLGQVVFSPLAQGILTGKYKPGQQPPEGTRAADDSVNGVIRSYFRDDVLTVVGQLDELAGSLDLKLSQLALAWTLRQPGVSSAIIGASKPAQVEENAKAVDAVLSPDTLERIEEILKPVADFAPAR, encoded by the coding sequence ATGAAATACAGAAGACTAGGAAATTCAGGACTAAAAATCAGTGAGATTGGCTTAGGCAGCTGGCTTACATATGGAACAGCAGCAGAGCAAAAGGCAGCGGACGCCTGCATCAGCAAAGCTTTTGAATGCGGTATCAATTTCTTTGATACAGCAAATGTATATAACCGTGGTGAAGGTGAAAAAGCAATAGGTGCTGCTCTTCGCTCCTATGAAAGATCATCTTATGTGCTTAGTACAAAGGTGTTCTTCCCCATGGGAGACGATGTAAATAATCGGGGTTTATCTCGCAAGCACATCATGGAGCAATGCGAAGCTAGCCTTCGCCGCTTAGGAACCGATTATATTGATGTTTATTTTTGTCATCGCTTCGACAAAGAGACGCCTGTAGAGGAAACTTTGCGCGCGCTAGACGATCTAACTGCACAAGGAAAAATTCTGTATTCAGCGGTAAGCGAATGGAGCGCAGCCCAAATTTCTGATGCCGCCGGTATTTCACGCAGACTAAATCTGCGTCCGCTTATTTCCAATCAGCCGATCTATAACATGTTCGAGCGTTACATTGAAGCTGAGGTGCTTGAGGTATCTCAGCGTGAGGGCCTCGGCCAAGTAGTCTTTTCTCCACTCGCCCAAGGCATTCTGACAGGTAAATACAAGCCTGGTCAACAGCCACCGGAAGGAACCCGTGCAGCTGATGATTCGGTCAATGGAGTCATTCGAAGCTACTTCCGCGATGATGTATTGACTGTTGTCGGACAGCTGGATGAACTAGCTGGCAGTCTTGACTTGAAGCTGTCCCAACTAGCTTTAGCTTGGACCCTGCGGCAGCCTGGCGTAAGCTCCGCAATTATCGGAGCTAGTAAACCAGCGCAGGTGGAAGAGAACGCCAAAGCGGTTGATGCCGTGCTGTCCCCAGATACTTTGGAGAGAATTGAAGAGATTCTAAAGCCAGTAGCCGATTTCGCTCCAGCGAGATAA
- a CDS encoding rhamnulokinase family protein: MGDTIKLLAIDLGASSGRVMLGIYDGDKLQIEEIHRFENTPVQVNGHLYWDTLRLFHEMKQGVQKAFRQHGELTSLSVDTWGVDYGFIDKKGMMLYSPHHYRDRRMEAHRLKLEALLSPAEQFRMTGLQPSVINTLYQLFSDFQDNDSLMETADTILMMPDLFHYLFSGIKAAESTIWSTSGLVDAVTGELSSELFSTLGIPRSLVPHQVHPGTVIGSILPIIQEELGIGPMKVIAGASHDTASAVASIPYTRKDEAAFLSCGTWSLVGMETPEPVISEKSYEYGFTNERCFGNSNRLLKNTTGLWILQELQRNWAKAGENLSQSEMVELAKTINGAPAIIDPNDQLFSTPGVMMQRIKEYCERTGQQSPNTKAEFIRVILESLAQSYCRTIEEMEEITGKTITIIHMVGGGIQNELLCQLTADATGREVIAGPVEASGIGNIIVQLAALGKLEVSKGKEFVARSFPFKTYQPSLVKNSKK; encoded by the coding sequence ATGGGTGATACGATTAAGCTTCTAGCCATAGATCTCGGCGCCAGTTCCGGAAGAGTTATGCTGGGGATATATGATGGCGATAAGCTGCAAATTGAAGAGATTCATCGGTTTGAGAATACGCCGGTACAGGTCAATGGGCATTTATATTGGGATACGCTAAGGCTCTTCCACGAAATGAAGCAAGGGGTTCAAAAAGCCTTTAGGCAGCATGGAGAATTGACGTCTTTAAGTGTGGATACATGGGGAGTCGACTACGGGTTTATTGATAAAAAAGGAATGATGCTCTATTCCCCCCATCATTACAGGGATCGGAGGATGGAGGCTCACCGTCTTAAACTGGAAGCGTTACTGTCACCGGCAGAGCAATTCCGTATGACTGGTCTTCAGCCAAGTGTGATTAATACACTCTATCAGCTGTTCTCTGATTTTCAGGATAATGATTCGCTTATGGAGACCGCCGATACGATTTTGATGATGCCAGATCTATTTCATTATCTGTTTTCTGGTATAAAAGCAGCAGAAAGCACGATCTGGAGTACAAGCGGCTTAGTGGATGCAGTCACGGGAGAGCTCTCCTCTGAATTATTTAGCACGCTTGGGATTCCGCGTAGTCTAGTTCCACATCAAGTCCATCCGGGTACGGTAATTGGATCTATCCTACCGATTATTCAAGAGGAGCTCGGTATAGGCCCGATGAAAGTGATAGCCGGCGCTTCACATGATACAGCTTCAGCGGTGGCTTCGATCCCTTATACGCGTAAGGATGAAGCAGCATTTTTAAGCTGTGGTACATGGTCGTTGGTTGGTATGGAGACGCCTGAGCCAGTCATTTCAGAGAAAAGCTATGAATATGGTTTCACAAATGAACGTTGCTTCGGTAATTCTAATCGTTTGCTAAAAAACACAACGGGACTATGGATTTTGCAGGAGCTCCAAAGGAATTGGGCGAAAGCAGGAGAGAATCTTAGTCAAAGTGAAATGGTTGAACTAGCCAAAACGATTAATGGGGCGCCAGCGATCATTGACCCAAATGACCAGCTTTTCAGCACACCTGGTGTGATGATGCAGCGGATTAAGGAATATTGTGAGCGAACGGGGCAACAGTCGCCTAATACGAAAGCTGAGTTTATACGCGTTATCCTTGAGAGCCTTGCGCAATCATACTGTAGAACGATTGAAGAAATGGAAGAGATCACCGGCAAGACAATCACTATCATTCATATGGTTGGCGGTGGGATTCAAAATGAACTATTATGCCAGCTTACCGCTGATGCTACGGGTAGAGAAGTTATTGCAGGGCCAGTAGAGGCTAGTGGAATTGGCAATATTATTGTCCAACTAGCTGCCCTAGGGAAATTGGAAGTTTCTAAAGGGAAAGAGTTCGTGGCACGATCTTTTCCCTTTAAGACATACCAGCCTTCCTTGGTGAAGAACTCTAAAAAATAG
- a CDS encoding Gfo/Idh/MocA family oxidoreductase translates to MSNKKYAFVGTGGRAEFFYGEITTNYRETSEIVGFCDVNGARMDYANRLLEGKYQYHAVPTYKAHEFDRMIEETKPDVVIVTSIDRTHHHYIIRAMELDCDVISEKPMTVDEEKCQEILEAIERTGKNLRVTFNYRYAPHNTKIRELIMDGAIGEVLSVNFEWLLNTQHGADYFRRWHRDKRNSGGLLVHKSTHHFDLMNFWLGSRPDTIYAMGDLRFYGRENAEKRGVTEFYQRAHGSTVAENDPFALHLKDNEQLKQMYLDAEHEDGYLRDQSVFGDNISIEDTMAVMVKYKNKTIMNYSLNAYLPWEGFTVVFNGTKGRMEVKVVEKSYVNAGGNKEDEGALKNKQIMVFPHFEAPYEVEIEEGVGGHGGGDPVMLRDIFERPVEDRFNRAASHIDGALSIMTGIAANRSIATGLPVKVDQLIKL, encoded by the coding sequence GTGTCGAACAAAAAATATGCATTCGTAGGTACAGGTGGCCGAGCGGAGTTCTTTTATGGTGAGATTACTACGAATTATCGTGAAACTTCGGAAATCGTAGGCTTTTGTGATGTAAATGGTGCAAGAATGGATTATGCCAATCGATTACTGGAAGGGAAATATCAGTACCATGCAGTTCCTACTTATAAAGCACATGAGTTCGATCGTATGATTGAAGAGACTAAGCCGGATGTGGTTATCGTTACAAGTATTGACCGCACACATCATCATTACATTATCCGGGCGATGGAGCTTGACTGTGATGTTATTTCGGAGAAACCGATGACGGTGGATGAAGAGAAGTGCCAAGAAATTCTTGAAGCGATTGAGCGGACGGGAAAAAATCTGCGCGTTACGTTCAACTATCGTTATGCCCCGCACAATACCAAAATCCGTGAGCTGATCATGGATGGGGCGATCGGAGAAGTGTTATCCGTCAACTTTGAGTGGTTGTTAAATACGCAGCATGGAGCGGATTACTTCCGCAGATGGCACCGAGATAAGCGTAACAGTGGAGGTCTATTGGTCCATAAATCAACACATCATTTCGATTTGATGAATTTCTGGTTGGGCTCGCGTCCGGATACGATCTATGCAATGGGAGATTTAAGGTTCTATGGTAGAGAAAATGCGGAGAAGCGCGGCGTGACCGAGTTTTATCAGCGTGCCCATGGTAGTACAGTGGCGGAGAATGATCCTTTTGCCCTTCATCTTAAAGACAACGAGCAGCTTAAGCAGATGTATCTGGATGCCGAGCATGAAGATGGGTACCTGCGTGATCAAAGTGTATTCGGCGATAATATCAGTATTGAGGATACGATGGCTGTAATGGTCAAATACAAAAACAAGACGATTATGAACTATTCACTAAATGCTTACTTGCCTTGGGAAGGCTTCACTGTAGTATTTAATGGGACAAAGGGACGGATGGAAGTCAAGGTCGTTGAAAAGTCCTATGTAAATGCCGGAGGCAACAAGGAAGATGAAGGGGCACTGAAAAACAAGCAAATCATGGTATTTCCTCATTTTGAAGCACCTTATGAAGTGGAGATTGAAGAAGGCGTTGGGGGACATGGTGGCGGAGATCCTGTAATGCTGCGTGATATTTTTGAACGTCCCGTGGAGGATCGCTTTAATCGTGCAGCATCTCATATAGATGGGGCTTTGTCTATTATGACCGGGATTGCGGCTAATCGTTCGATAGCTACTGGACTTCCGGTGAAGGTGGATCAGTTAATTAAATTATAG
- a CDS encoding AraC family transcriptional regulator — MEQELRPPFIIEQVKRSGPFSMDSDHYHDTYEIYYLLAGERSYYINNLIYTLRKGDLIFINKNELHRTTSKGSARHERILINFEESFLQKTLANYDLSFPLLTARSLLLRPGVHEQGAIEYILFSMLKEQEERRSQQIPYLQTLLLQLFIEMNRVQEISREPIAPESSEKQLKVYEIIDYLQAHYAEKLTLEQLSETFFISSTYLCRLFKQTTGFTLVEYLNYIRIKEAQRLLRNTNDKVTSIAEETGFDSIAHFGRVFKQIAKCSPLQYRKHNR, encoded by the coding sequence ATGGAACAGGAGCTTCGACCTCCATTTATCATTGAACAAGTCAAAAGATCCGGCCCATTCAGCATGGATTCCGACCATTATCACGATACTTATGAAATTTATTATTTACTCGCGGGTGAACGCAGCTATTACATCAACAATCTGATTTACACCTTGCGCAAAGGTGATCTGATATTTATTAATAAGAACGAACTCCACCGCACTACTTCTAAGGGTTCAGCACGCCATGAGCGAATATTGATTAACTTTGAGGAGAGCTTTTTGCAAAAAACATTGGCGAACTATGACCTGAGTTTTCCTTTATTAACAGCACGAAGCTTGCTTCTGCGTCCCGGAGTCCATGAACAAGGAGCCATCGAATATATTCTTTTCTCCATGCTTAAAGAACAAGAGGAACGTCGATCACAGCAAATCCCCTATCTTCAGACACTACTCCTCCAGTTATTTATTGAAATGAACAGAGTACAAGAAATAAGCCGCGAGCCCATTGCTCCAGAGAGCAGTGAGAAGCAGCTTAAAGTCTACGAAATTATTGATTATTTACAGGCACATTATGCTGAAAAGCTCACATTAGAGCAGCTATCCGAAACTTTTTTCATCAGCAGTACCTATCTTTGTCGTTTATTCAAACAGACAACTGGCTTTACCCTCGTTGAATATCTCAATTATATTCGTATCAAGGAAGCCCAGCGCCTACTTCGGAATACGAACGATAAAGTCACGAGTATCGCCGAAGAAACTGGCTTTGACAGCATCGCCCACTTTGGACGGGTGTTTAAGCAAATCGCGAAGTGCTCACCTCTGCAATACCGCAAGCACAATCGCTGA
- a CDS encoding L-fucose isomerase gives MIENYPKIGIRPTIDGRRRGVRESLEAQTMGMAQRVAKFIEENLFYPDGRPVECVIADSTIGGVKEAAAAAQKFAGSNVGVSITVTPCWCYGSETMDMDASIPHAVWGFNGTERPGAVYLAAVLSAYAQKGIPAFGIYGEDVQESSSEEIPADVQTKLLQFAKAGLAVAQMRGKSYLSMGSVSMGIAGSIVNEQFFQEYLGMRNEYIDMSEYVRRFEEEIYDKEEYERALAWTKENCQVGADNNPQHLQISDDEKEKQWETCVKMTLIARDLMIGNPVLAKLGFEEEANGHNAIVGGFQGQRQWTDHFPNGDFMETILNSSFDWNGKRSPYIVATENDSLNGVTMLFNYLLTNTAQIFADVRTFWSPDAVKRVTGHQLEGEAAHGILHLINSGSAALDGTGEQTIDGKPAIKPFWEITEDEVEACLSHTQFRPASQEYFRGGGFSTDYLTKGGMPVTMARLNLVKGLGPVLQLVEGHTVELPEDVHHTLDQRTDPTWPTTWFAPKLTNNGSFQSVYDVMNNWGANHGAISYGHIGADLITLASILRIPVSMHNVEESRIFRPRVWSLFGTEDLEGADYRACQNFGPLY, from the coding sequence GTGATAGAAAACTATCCGAAAATTGGCATCCGCCCGACCATTGATGGCAGAAGAAGAGGGGTTCGCGAATCGCTAGAGGCTCAAACCATGGGTATGGCTCAGCGGGTAGCTAAATTTATTGAAGAGAACTTATTTTATCCGGATGGCCGGCCCGTAGAGTGCGTTATTGCCGATTCTACGATTGGTGGCGTGAAAGAAGCTGCTGCTGCGGCTCAGAAATTTGCTGGGTCTAATGTTGGCGTGTCGATTACCGTGACCCCTTGCTGGTGTTATGGTTCTGAAACGATGGATATGGATGCTTCGATCCCGCATGCAGTTTGGGGATTTAACGGAACGGAACGTCCTGGTGCCGTGTATCTAGCTGCTGTTCTCTCTGCTTATGCACAAAAAGGAATTCCGGCGTTTGGCATCTATGGTGAGGATGTTCAGGAGTCTAGCAGTGAGGAGATTCCAGCGGATGTGCAGACTAAATTACTGCAGTTTGCCAAAGCTGGGTTGGCGGTTGCTCAGATGAGAGGGAAATCCTATTTATCTATGGGATCTGTTTCGATGGGGATCGCTGGATCGATTGTGAATGAACAATTCTTCCAAGAGTATCTTGGGATGCGAAATGAATATATAGATATGTCTGAATATGTGAGACGGTTTGAAGAAGAAATTTATGATAAAGAGGAATATGAGCGTGCACTCGCGTGGACCAAAGAAAACTGCCAAGTTGGTGCCGATAATAATCCACAGCATCTGCAAATAAGTGATGATGAGAAAGAGAAGCAGTGGGAGACTTGTGTGAAAATGACATTGATCGCCCGTGACCTGATGATCGGCAATCCTGTTCTCGCTAAGCTGGGCTTTGAGGAAGAGGCCAATGGCCATAATGCGATTGTTGGTGGCTTCCAAGGGCAGCGTCAATGGACGGATCATTTCCCTAACGGCGATTTCATGGAGACGATTCTGAATTCCTCGTTTGACTGGAACGGTAAACGTTCACCTTATATTGTAGCGACAGAGAATGATAGCCTGAACGGAGTAACGATGCTGTTTAATTATCTGCTTACGAATACAGCACAAATTTTTGCGGATGTCCGAACCTTTTGGAGTCCAGATGCAGTTAAGCGAGTAACGGGTCATCAATTGGAAGGTGAGGCTGCACACGGAATTCTGCATTTGATCAACTCTGGTTCGGCTGCTCTTGATGGGACGGGTGAGCAGACGATAGACGGTAAACCTGCGATTAAACCTTTTTGGGAAATTACAGAGGATGAGGTAGAAGCTTGTTTGAGCCATACCCAATTCCGCCCGGCTTCTCAAGAATATTTCCGTGGGGGCGGCTTCTCTACAGATTATTTAACCAAAGGCGGGATGCCAGTTACGATGGCACGTTTGAACTTGGTCAAAGGACTTGGACCTGTTCTTCAGCTTGTAGAAGGGCACACGGTAGAGCTACCTGAGGATGTTCATCATACACTGGATCAAAGAACAGACCCAACTTGGCCAACGACCTGGTTTGCGCCTAAGCTAACCAATAATGGTTCATTCCAATCGGTGTATGATGTTATGAATAATTGGGGCGCGAATCACGGAGCGATTAGTTATGGTCATATTGGAGCGGATTTGATTACGCTGGCGTCTATTCTGCGCATTCCGGTCAGCATGCATAACGTTGAGGAATCACGTATTTTTAGACCTCGGGTGTGGTCGTTATTCGGTACCGAAGATCTGGAGGGAGCAGATTACAGAGCATGTCAGAACTTTGGACCTCTCTACTAA
- a CDS encoding DeoR/GlpR family DNA-binding transcription regulator, producing MKAFERRDLIINELYRQKKVHVAQLAQKFNVSEETIRRDLDKLDKEGLAKKNYGGAILNAHTNEDPPYVSRHQVNIEAKRTIADHVLQLINDGDSLVTDTSSTVFEALRRIIEEKNNLTIITNSLVVLSEFQHSGQKLISTGGILGPETSSFVGNTASQTIQKYNVDVAIFSCKALSMTGGLSDSNEEESELKILMQQQANKVVLLADHSKFDRTAFIKLFSFDRVDYIVTDQEPSEEWIEFLNNYHVSLIYAPAE from the coding sequence ATGAAAGCATTTGAACGGCGGGATCTAATCATAAATGAGCTGTACAGACAAAAGAAAGTCCATGTCGCTCAGCTGGCGCAAAAATTCAATGTCTCGGAAGAGACCATTCGGCGGGATCTGGATAAACTGGACAAGGAAGGACTTGCCAAGAAAAATTATGGCGGTGCAATCCTTAATGCCCACACGAATGAGGACCCTCCCTATGTGAGTAGACATCAGGTAAATATAGAGGCCAAACGAACGATAGCTGATCATGTTCTTCAACTAATTAATGATGGAGACAGCTTGGTGACGGATACGAGTTCAACAGTTTTTGAGGCCTTGCGGAGAATTATAGAGGAAAAAAACAATCTGACGATTATTACGAACTCCTTGGTTGTATTATCCGAATTTCAACACTCCGGGCAAAAGCTAATTTCCACTGGTGGAATACTAGGGCCCGAGACTAGCTCCTTTGTTGGGAATACCGCCTCGCAGACCATTCAAAAATATAATGTGGACGTAGCTATATTCAGCTGTAAAGCGTTGTCTATGACTGGTGGGCTCAGCGATTCGAATGAAGAAGAAAGTGAATTGAAGATTCTTATGCAGCAGCAGGCGAATAAAGTAGTTCTGCTCGCAGATCACTCTAAGTTCGACAGGACTGCGTTCATTAAATTATTCAGCTTTGATAGAGTGGATTATATCGTTACAGACCAGGAGCCTTCAGAGGAATGGATCGAGTTTCTAAATAACTATCATGTATCTCTTATCTATGCACCCGCTGAGTAA
- a CDS encoding class II aldolase/adducin family protein: MDNLEQKLRSQICDIGRNLFNKDFIAANDGNISARLSENEILTTPRAVSKGYLEPHMIVKVNLQGEVLEAAEGYRPSTETKMHLRIYNELPEMNGVVHAHPPYATAFAIKGEALDKMMMPESVIMIGDIPLAEYGTPSTEEIPDSLMPFLGKKTAVLLENHGALTWGTDVMEAYLNMERLEYTAKITFITRMIDGERELPQHRIDELVALRSFYGK; the protein is encoded by the coding sequence ATGGATAATTTGGAACAAAAACTACGTTCGCAGATTTGTGATATTGGCAGAAATTTGTTTAATAAGGATTTCATCGCCGCCAATGATGGGAATATTTCAGCACGGTTATCAGAGAATGAAATCCTTACTACCCCCAGAGCGGTGAGCAAGGGATATTTAGAGCCTCATATGATTGTAAAAGTGAATCTACAAGGTGAAGTTCTTGAAGCAGCCGAAGGATATAGACCCTCAACGGAAACTAAAATGCATTTGAGAATTTATAATGAGCTACCTGAGATGAATGGTGTGGTCCATGCACATCCACCGTATGCCACCGCTTTTGCCATTAAAGGTGAGGCGCTCGATAAAATGATGATGCCAGAGTCGGTTATCATGATTGGGGATATTCCTTTGGCTGAATACGGAACACCTTCGACAGAAGAAATCCCGGACTCACTGATGCCCTTCCTTGGGAAAAAAACAGCGGTCCTGCTAGAAAATCACGGCGCGCTTACTTGGGGAACGGATGTTATGGAAGCCTACTTGAACATGGAGAGACTCGAATATACAGCCAAGATTACATTCATTACTCGTATGATTGACGGGGAGAGAGAACTGCCGCAGCATCGGATTGATGAGCTGGTTGCATTGAGATCTTTTTATGGGAAATAA